A portion of the Bdellovibrionales bacterium genome contains these proteins:
- the ppdK gene encoding pyruvate, phosphate dikinase — protein sequence MELMTSTKPDKFVYFFSQDETDGNASMKALLGGKGANLAEMTSLKIPVPPGFTISTEICKVFYDNKKSLPTWVTQGVDEALKKMEQKLGKKFGDPANPLLVSVRSGSRASMPGMMDTILNLGLNETTVEGLAKASNNPRFAWDSYRRFIQMYSNVVMDMNHSLLEVTLEDVKAEKGYQKDTDMTADDLKKLVSKYKKMILENTGEAFPEDPKQQLWGAINAVFSSWMNNRAITYRRLNDIPESWGTAVNVQAMVFGNMGDDCGTGVAFTRDPSTGEKQFFGEYLINAQGEDVVAGIRTPQPISRRQAEGTGFKSLEEEMPAVYEELVKTYQRLEKHYADMQDIEFTIEKNKLWMLQTRNGKRTAKAAIAIAMDMLNEKLIDEKTAIMRVSASSLDQLLHPTLDPKAKKTVLAKGLPASPGGVCGKVVFTSEDAVVAKEKGEKAILVRIETSPEDIEGMVASIGILTTRGGMTSHAAVVARGMGKCCVAGCGDIQVDYKLKEFRAQGYVVREGDIITLDGSTGDVFLGEVKTIDPQLDGSFNRLMEIADKHRRMGVRTNADTPRDSQVAREFGAEGIGLCRTEHMFFGQDRVDWIRRMIVAETLVDRKKALDQLLPMQRQDFYEIFQVMDGLPVTIRLLDPPLHEFLPHTDEEAMDIAKKLDIPFEDLRRKVKSLFEFNPMLGHRGCRLAVTYPEIYQMQARAIAEAAGKLIKEGKKLVPEIMIPLVGVERELEIMRKLVDDEVKSVQKEMSVKFDYLIGTMIELPRAALVADDIAQHADFFSFGTNDLTQTTLGLSRDDAGKFLKTYVSEGIYEKDPFMTIDAQGVGKLVKMGVDLGRKSRTNLKVGVCGEHGGDPESIQFFESVNLDYVSCSPFRVPIARLAAAQSAIAAANKRAETKH from the coding sequence ATGGAACTAATGACATCGACCAAACCCGATAAATTTGTTTACTTCTTTTCTCAGGACGAAACCGATGGCAATGCCTCGATGAAGGCATTGCTGGGAGGCAAAGGCGCAAATCTCGCCGAAATGACCTCTCTTAAAATTCCGGTTCCTCCAGGATTTACAATCTCAACTGAGATCTGCAAAGTATTTTACGACAACAAAAAATCTCTTCCGACTTGGGTGACCCAAGGTGTAGACGAAGCTCTTAAGAAAATGGAGCAAAAGCTCGGTAAAAAATTCGGCGATCCCGCAAATCCACTTTTAGTGAGTGTGCGTTCCGGCTCTCGCGCCAGTATGCCAGGGATGATGGATACGATTCTCAATTTAGGTCTTAACGAAACGACAGTGGAAGGTCTTGCTAAAGCCTCCAACAATCCGCGCTTTGCCTGGGACTCCTATCGTCGTTTTATCCAAATGTATTCGAATGTGGTGATGGATATGAATCACTCCCTTCTCGAAGTGACGTTGGAAGATGTCAAAGCCGAAAAGGGTTATCAAAAAGACACCGACATGACGGCCGACGATCTTAAAAAGCTCGTTTCAAAGTATAAAAAAATGATTTTAGAAAACACGGGTGAAGCCTTCCCTGAAGATCCCAAGCAGCAGCTTTGGGGTGCCATCAATGCTGTCTTCTCAAGCTGGATGAACAATCGCGCGATCACTTATCGTCGCCTGAATGACATCCCTGAAAGCTGGGGAACCGCTGTGAATGTTCAAGCCATGGTTTTTGGGAATATGGGCGATGATTGCGGAACGGGCGTGGCCTTCACGCGCGATCCTTCGACGGGAGAAAAACAATTCTTCGGTGAGTACCTCATCAATGCGCAGGGGGAGGATGTGGTCGCGGGGATCCGTACCCCACAGCCGATCAGCCGTCGCCAAGCCGAAGGCACCGGATTTAAATCCCTCGAAGAAGAAATGCCTGCGGTCTACGAAGAGCTCGTCAAAACCTATCAGCGTCTCGAAAAGCACTACGCGGATATGCAAGATATCGAGTTCACCATTGAGAAAAATAAATTGTGGATGTTGCAAACTCGTAACGGCAAGCGTACCGCAAAGGCCGCCATTGCGATTGCGATGGATATGCTCAACGAAAAACTCATCGACGAAAAAACAGCGATCATGCGCGTGTCGGCCTCAAGCTTAGATCAGCTTCTTCACCCAACGCTCGACCCTAAGGCGAAGAAAACGGTTTTAGCCAAAGGTTTACCGGCAAGCCCTGGTGGTGTTTGCGGAAAAGTGGTGTTTACGAGCGAAGACGCGGTCGTCGCTAAAGAAAAGGGCGAAAAAGCAATTCTTGTGCGTATCGAAACATCACCCGAAGATATCGAAGGCATGGTGGCCTCCATCGGTATTCTCACCACCCGTGGGGGAATGACGTCTCATGCGGCGGTCGTGGCTCGCGGTATGGGAAAATGCTGTGTGGCCGGTTGCGGTGATATTCAGGTGGATTACAAACTGAAAGAATTCCGCGCTCAAGGTTATGTGGTTCGCGAAGGCGACATCATCACTCTTGATGGCAGCACAGGAGATGTATTCCTTGGCGAAGTGAAAACCATCGATCCGCAATTGGATGGTTCGTTCAATCGCTTGATGGAAATCGCCGATAAGCATCGCCGCATGGGTGTTCGCACCAATGCGGATACGCCTCGCGATTCGCAAGTGGCTCGCGAGTTTGGTGCAGAAGGAATCGGTCTTTGCCGAACCGAGCATATGTTCTTCGGTCAGGATCGCGTCGATTGGATTCGTCGAATGATCGTGGCCGAAACTTTGGTGGATCGTAAAAAAGCTTTGGATCAATTGCTCCCGATGCAGCGCCAAGATTTCTACGAAATTTTCCAAGTGATGGATGGTTTACCCGTCACAATTCGTCTCCTGGATCCTCCCCTTCATGAGTTCCTGCCTCACACGGACGAGGAAGCGATGGATATCGCGAAAAAACTAGATATTCCGTTTGAAGATCTTCGTCGCAAAGTGAAGAGCTTGTTCGAATTTAACCCGATGTTAGGGCATCGGGGCTGTCGCTTAGCTGTGACTTATCCTGAGATTTATCAGATGCAAGCTCGAGCCATTGCCGAGGCGGCAGGAAAACTCATCAAAGAAGGAAAAAAACTCGTTCCGGAAATCATGATCCCTCTGGTGGGTGTAGAGCGAGAGCTCGAAATCATGCGCAAGCTTGTGGATGATGAAGTGAAGTCCGTCCAAAAAGAAATGTCCGTGAAATTTGATTATCTGATCGGAACCATGATCGAGCTTCCAAGAGCGGCGCTCGTGGCTGACGATATTGCTCAACATGCTGACTTTTTTAGCTTTGGGACTAACGATCTCACGCAAACCACTTTAGGTTTGTCGCGCGATGACGCCGGAAAATTCCTAAAAACTTACGTCTCCGAAGGCATCTACGAAAAAGATCCGTTTATGACCATAGATGCTCAAGGCGTGGGCAAACTGGTAAAAATGGGTGTTGACCTTGGCCGTAAGTCCAGAACAAACTTAAAAGTCGGTGTTTGCGGGGAGCACGGGGGTGATCCCGAGAGTATCCAATTCTTCGAAAGTGTGAATTTGGATTACGTCAGTTGTTCACCATTCCGCGTGCCTATCGCAAGATTGGCAGCGGCGCAGTCAGCAATTGCAGCAGCGAACAAAAGAGCCGAGACAAAGCATTAG
- a CDS encoding glycine--tRNA ligase has protein sequence MEIRRLGDLSTLVSLSKRRGFVFQSSEIYGGLASCWDYGPLGSQLKLNVKLAWWKEMTRREDVVGLDAAILMHPTVWKASGHVDNFSDPMIDCKKCKARHRADHLKEKKCPNCGSTDLTEARAFNLMFQTYMGPVQNEDNIVYLRPETAQGIFVNFNNVQESMRMKLPFGIAQIGKSFRNEITPGNFTFRTREFEQMEMQYFVTPGTDKEFYTKWRDIRLEFHKKLGLREENLRFHPHPDDERAHYAIAAEDIEYKFPMGWSELEGIHNRGNFDLTQHQKFSGKKMEYFDEGKKEKYLPFVIETAVGCDRLVLATMCEAYREEHTKNDKGEEDVRVVMGFNPKIAPIKAAILPLSKKEPLMETADKIFAELRKKWEVQYDESGSIGKRYRRQDEIGTPLCITVDFETAVDQKVTVRHRDSMKQERVALDQLTSYVENVIEGAWN, from the coding sequence GTGGAAATTCGACGACTGGGAGACCTCTCAACTTTAGTGTCTTTGAGTAAGCGCCGTGGCTTTGTTTTCCAAAGCAGTGAGATCTACGGTGGCCTCGCCTCGTGTTGGGATTACGGTCCTTTGGGTTCTCAGCTAAAACTCAATGTCAAATTGGCGTGGTGGAAAGAGATGACTCGTCGGGAAGACGTGGTGGGACTCGATGCCGCGATTCTCATGCATCCCACAGTTTGGAAAGCCTCCGGTCACGTGGATAATTTCTCGGATCCCATGATTGATTGCAAAAAGTGTAAAGCTCGTCATCGTGCCGATCATCTCAAAGAAAAAAAATGTCCCAACTGCGGTTCGACCGATTTAACCGAAGCTCGTGCGTTCAATTTAATGTTCCAAACTTACATGGGTCCTGTGCAAAACGAGGACAACATCGTTTATCTTCGTCCCGAAACAGCCCAGGGGATTTTCGTCAACTTCAATAACGTTCAAGAGTCCATGCGCATGAAGCTTCCTTTTGGAATCGCGCAAATTGGAAAATCTTTCCGTAACGAAATCACCCCCGGAAATTTTACCTTCCGCACTCGCGAATTTGAACAAATGGAAATGCAATATTTTGTCACTCCCGGAACCGATAAAGAGTTTTACACAAAATGGCGCGACATTCGCTTAGAGTTCCATAAAAAATTAGGATTGCGAGAAGAGAATCTTCGCTTTCATCCCCATCCCGACGATGAACGCGCTCACTATGCGATCGCCGCTGAGGATATCGAATACAAATTCCCCATGGGCTGGTCGGAGCTCGAAGGGATTCATAATCGCGGAAACTTCGATCTCACTCAGCACCAAAAGTTTAGCGGCAAAAAAATGGAATACTTCGACGAAGGTAAAAAAGAAAAGTATCTTCCGTTTGTGATCGAAACGGCCGTCGGCTGCGATCGCTTAGTTCTTGCAACGATGTGCGAGGCCTATCGCGAAGAGCACACGAAGAACGACAAAGGCGAAGAGGACGTTCGCGTGGTTATGGGATTTAACCCAAAAATCGCTCCGATCAAGGCGGCGATACTTCCTCTCTCTAAAAAAGAACCTTTGATGGAAACCGCAGACAAGATTTTTGCGGAACTTCGTAAAAAGTGGGAAGTGCAGTACGACGAGTCGGGCAGTATCGGTAAGCGGTACCGTCGCCAGGATGAGATCGGAACTCCGTTGTGTATAACTGTAGATTTTGAAACGGCAGTGGATCAGAAAGTCACTGTCCGTCATCGTGATTCAATGAAGCAAGAGCGCGTCGCTCTAGACCAACTAACATCTTACGTTGAAAACGTAATCGAGGGAGCATGGAACTAA
- a CDS encoding J domain-containing protein translates to MFQSPGSFLIVNAVVVLLIVGYFLSIKKTPTTSLNFKKKADASSEAMDLDDKTQSIMLNVFFNYNGHTFDAYEVLGVPAGSNLSEIKNAYQKTLTAHDDSTKPFYKAAYDAILKSQKS, encoded by the coding sequence ATGTTTCAGTCACCGGGAAGTTTTCTAATTGTAAATGCTGTCGTGGTCCTTCTTATTGTGGGCTATTTCCTCTCCATTAAAAAAACACCAACGACCTCTCTCAATTTTAAGAAAAAAGCCGACGCCTCGAGTGAGGCCATGGATCTCGATGATAAAACCCAATCCATTATGCTCAACGTTTTCTTTAACTATAACGGCCATACATTTGATGCCTACGAGGTTCTCGGTGTCCCCGCCGGCAGCAACCTCTCAGAAATCAAAAACGCCTACCAAAAAACCCTAACCGCCCACGACGACTCCACAAAACCCTTCTACAAAGCCGCCTACGACGCCATCCTAAAATCCCAAAAATCCTAA
- a CDS encoding Mrp/NBP35 family ATP-binding protein yields MSDPFEQQKPIPGVKQIIAVSSGKGGVGKSTVSTHLAMALSKLGQNVGLLDTDIYGPSIPRMMGTQKQKPDVKAGRIQTLDVGGVKTMSIGNLVDEDLAIVWRGPMLFKAIQQFLFEVEWGDLDFLIIDLPPGTGDVQLSLAQKIPINGVVAVTTPQNIALADVKKAIDMFKRVNVPILGVVENMAYFESPSGERTQIFPRGEIDSYMEKEGIRRLGEIPLNPYISQSCEMGVPLFFKEGQPSTQVFMEIARKLL; encoded by the coding sequence ATGAGTGATCCTTTTGAGCAGCAGAAACCCATCCCCGGTGTAAAACAGATTATTGCCGTCAGTTCAGGCAAAGGCGGCGTCGGCAAAAGCACGGTCTCCACTCACCTGGCCATGGCTCTCAGCAAGCTCGGTCAAAACGTAGGACTTCTCGATACCGATATTTACGGCCCTAGCATTCCAAGAATGATGGGAACTCAAAAGCAAAAGCCCGATGTGAAAGCGGGGCGCATCCAAACTCTCGATGTGGGCGGCGTCAAAACCATGAGCATCGGGAATCTGGTCGACGAAGATCTCGCGATTGTTTGGCGCGGACCTATGCTCTTTAAAGCGATTCAGCAGTTTTTGTTTGAAGTCGAATGGGGCGATCTTGATTTCCTCATCATAGATCTTCCCCCGGGAACTGGGGATGTGCAACTGAGCTTAGCGCAAAAAATTCCGATCAACGGCGTTGTGGCCGTGACCACTCCGCAAAACATCGCTCTCGCCGATGTTAAAAAAGCGATCGATATGTTTAAACGCGTGAACGTTCCCATCCTCGGCGTTGTCGAAAACATGGCCTACTTCGAATCCCCGAGCGGCGAACGCACACAAATCTTCCCTCGCGGTGAAATCGACAGCTACATGGAAAAAGAAGGAATTCGTCGTTTAGGCGAAATCCCTCTCAACCCCTACATCAGTCAAAGTTGTGAGATGGGCGTCCCTCTGTTTTTTAAAGAGGGCCAACCGTCGACTCAAGTTTTTATGGAAATTGCGCGCAAGCTCCTCTAA
- a CDS encoding serine protease, giving the protein MVKLVIAHQRILLLLWICVGCAHPIPNRKPAEVTQASPPVAESDCTTAEQEFEEIEKLKEVMISLPTKLRQSLDTDRKNQREHMRYFESLRVRGRTCDDYAKIKQAVEIAKGRLIDINKRLSEYKNQLDMGKKLRGLTQLRISNEKIFCIMDCEDEARRSDRAFCANRCGTTPSQAQVIHSLFIGEDSGAPDTCPETPAENKQKLKLALGEVLDIIRASANRSEPVVSRALREYAEIKSFYEREQKKYEQMLIRFQGSECLRQDQNLTGSLEENVRRAWSFGERGHGQGTIYYVQGSRAGEGIPVTAQHVSGIGDQGRPARGRFAVVERNQEAERLDQQSGDVPSLVRRRMVEGNAEVFPVQPGSYDASQDVTLGEARTVNFALPLVEAERRPQIGQRFVIAGFPGNRESNFTTHRCVFRGYTDLADGRPNAGYLIYCPSAESLVSGMSGGPMVDESGKVWGTIHAGDTGNRGLVIVTPMARSAQGDVQIGIRQPMLSDHCYRLTEQSTERHRCQVFPNSRETQVP; this is encoded by the coding sequence GTGGTAAAACTCGTTATCGCTCATCAGCGCATCTTACTTTTACTTTGGATCTGTGTGGGTTGTGCTCACCCAATTCCGAACCGAAAACCTGCCGAAGTGACTCAAGCCTCGCCCCCAGTTGCGGAGTCTGATTGCACCACAGCCGAACAGGAATTCGAAGAAATAGAAAAGTTAAAAGAAGTGATGATTTCTCTACCAACAAAGCTGCGCCAGAGTCTCGACACGGATCGTAAGAATCAACGAGAACACATGCGATATTTCGAGTCCTTACGGGTCCGCGGTCGGACCTGCGATGATTATGCAAAGATCAAACAAGCGGTGGAGATTGCGAAAGGTCGCTTAATAGATATCAATAAACGACTGTCCGAATACAAAAACCAATTGGACATGGGGAAAAAACTTCGCGGATTGACACAATTACGAATAAGTAACGAAAAGATTTTTTGTATTATGGATTGCGAGGACGAGGCGCGACGTTCTGATCGAGCTTTTTGCGCAAATAGGTGCGGAACAACTCCTTCGCAGGCTCAAGTGATTCACTCGTTGTTCATTGGAGAAGATTCGGGCGCTCCAGACACTTGCCCAGAAACCCCAGCAGAAAATAAGCAAAAGTTGAAATTGGCCCTTGGAGAAGTTCTCGATATCATTCGGGCGAGTGCGAATCGATCGGAGCCTGTGGTGAGCCGTGCCCTCCGTGAATATGCAGAAATTAAATCATTCTACGAGAGAGAGCAAAAAAAATATGAGCAGATGCTGATTCGGTTTCAAGGGAGCGAATGCCTAAGGCAGGATCAAAATTTAACGGGAAGTTTAGAGGAGAACGTCAGGCGCGCCTGGAGCTTTGGTGAGCGCGGGCATGGCCAGGGAACGATCTATTACGTCCAGGGTTCACGTGCTGGCGAGGGGATCCCGGTGACGGCTCAGCATGTTTCTGGCATTGGTGACCAGGGGCGGCCGGCTCGAGGACGATTCGCTGTTGTGGAAAGAAATCAAGAAGCTGAACGGCTCGATCAACAGAGCGGTGATGTCCCAAGCCTCGTAAGAAGAAGAATGGTCGAAGGAAACGCCGAAGTGTTTCCTGTGCAACCGGGAAGTTACGACGCTAGTCAGGACGTCACACTGGGGGAAGCGCGGACGGTCAATTTTGCACTGCCTTTGGTGGAGGCCGAGCGCCGGCCCCAAATCGGGCAACGGTTTGTGATTGCCGGCTTTCCCGGCAATCGCGAGAGTAACTTTACCACTCATCGTTGTGTCTTTCGAGGCTACACGGATCTTGCCGATGGTCGGCCGAACGCAGGATATCTCATTTATTGTCCGAGCGCGGAAAGCCTTGTCAGTGGAATGTCCGGCGGGCCTATGGTGGATGAATCAGGAAAAGTATGGGGCACTATACATGCGGGGGACACGGGGAATAGAGGTCTCGTGATTGTGACCCCAATGGCAAGAAGTGCTCAGGGAGATGTCCAAATTGGTATCCGACAACCGATGTTGTCCGATCACTGCTATCGATTGACTGAGCAAAGTACCGAGCGGCATCGGTGCCAAGTTTTTCCCAATTCTCGAGAGACACAAGTTCCTTAG
- a CDS encoding serine protease — protein MGSFVILISSLLMISCVNRPPLRAPAEVTRANDDGSTVENTYDAHCPDSAQSLEQAESAADLVRNSKKHIEESIQEARTQQATHIQSTASIHFRSQSCDDFTKLRQAAETIRGRVLNIDEAIKNLEERIKTSHAILNVVRSGIQGRHIVCIDNCMDVLRKTSTECRHSCGLSETQMSHYLPILDEEARPKNCRALTNEVAGTLERSHNRMIGAVQQNMPATIEVIKKALKDYQALRGSYQTEFTRLENAVNQFPNPQCARDYKKWLDYIRNNVRRVYRLGEDGATIATAFMVDSGTPGQALPVTAVHVARTLRASDDRLDPSTLYFDRPDNSDKIDFAQPREVVDANVREKVENGQVLNFRVTPQTHDRARDIAIGDARRENRNQFMPVISSTEKPRVGQRFVLAGFPSNRNSEFTTHDCTFKGYGSIDQYSNERTYLIYCPSAESMVSGMSGGPLIDQSGRVWGVAHAADDGDTNLIHVSPLSRSSDGRTRMGIQETFDSDDCYRLANETYERHRCRIRPNNPDL, from the coding sequence ATGGGTTCTTTCGTTATTCTCATCTCATCTCTTTTAATGATTTCCTGTGTGAACCGGCCACCACTCAGAGCCCCCGCGGAAGTCACTCGCGCCAATGATGATGGGTCTACGGTGGAGAACACTTATGATGCCCACTGTCCCGACAGTGCCCAAAGTTTAGAGCAAGCAGAGAGTGCCGCAGATCTTGTACGAAACTCCAAAAAACATATCGAAGAAAGTATTCAAGAGGCTCGAACTCAGCAAGCGACTCACATCCAGAGTACCGCCAGCATTCATTTTCGCTCCCAGAGCTGCGATGATTTTACAAAGCTAAGGCAAGCCGCGGAAACCATTCGTGGACGTGTTTTAAATATCGATGAAGCTATTAAAAATCTCGAAGAGCGAATAAAAACAAGTCACGCGATTCTCAACGTGGTTCGAAGCGGAATCCAGGGGCGTCATATTGTTTGTATCGATAACTGCATGGATGTGCTTCGAAAAACGTCTACGGAATGTCGTCACAGTTGCGGACTCTCCGAAACACAAATGTCCCACTATTTACCAATCCTCGACGAAGAGGCTCGACCCAAAAACTGTCGAGCGTTAACGAATGAGGTGGCGGGGACACTCGAAAGATCTCACAATCGAATGATCGGTGCTGTTCAACAAAATATGCCGGCGACCATCGAAGTGATTAAAAAAGCTCTCAAGGACTATCAGGCCCTCAGAGGTAGTTATCAGACGGAGTTCACTCGGTTGGAAAATGCTGTGAATCAATTTCCGAATCCTCAGTGCGCTCGTGATTATAAAAAATGGTTGGATTATATTCGAAACAACGTTCGTCGGGTTTACCGACTGGGCGAGGATGGGGCAACGATTGCGACCGCATTTATGGTCGACTCCGGAACTCCGGGGCAAGCACTTCCCGTAACGGCGGTGCATGTCGCAAGGACCTTACGCGCCAGCGATGATCGCTTGGATCCGAGCACTCTTTATTTTGATCGCCCGGATAACTCTGACAAGATCGACTTTGCGCAGCCGAGAGAAGTGGTGGATGCGAATGTCCGCGAAAAAGTAGAAAACGGTCAAGTTCTCAACTTTCGCGTGACTCCGCAGACGCATGATCGGGCCCGTGACATTGCCATCGGAGATGCGCGACGAGAAAACCGAAATCAATTTATGCCGGTCATCTCGTCCACAGAAAAACCGCGAGTGGGCCAAAGATTTGTGCTTGCAGGATTTCCGAGCAATCGCAATTCGGAGTTTACTACTCACGACTGCACATTTAAAGGATATGGATCCATTGATCAGTATTCCAACGAAAGAACCTATTTGATCTACTGTCCCTCGGCGGAGAGCATGGTGAGTGGAATGTCGGGAGGGCCTTTGATCGACCAATCCGGTCGCGTTTGGGGCGTCGCCCATGCCGCGGATGATGGGGATACAAATTTGATTCACGTCTCTCCACTGTCACGGTCCAGCGACGGAAGAACCCGGATGGGCATTCAGGAAACGTTTGATTCCGACGATTGCTATCGTTTGGCCAACGAAACTTACGAGAGACACCGCTGTCGGATTCGCCCCAACAATCCCGACCTTTAA
- a CDS encoding LysM peptidoglycan-binding domain-containing protein, translating to MKVQDQATAAKNDVDQGDEDVYDPEDEKPIVVGKEMPKVEDLADNEADIKYLPSEMNENVQKWINYFQGKGRKHMVRYLSRSTRYIPKMKEILHKHGLPEDLVYVALIESGFNANALSHARASGYWQFIRGTARRYDLRIDYYVDERNDFIESTEAAAQYLKALHNLFGSWYLAIASYNVGENRVKSLIMKYYTRDFWEMARMKKLPKETINYVPKFLAARLIGKHPEKYGFTDVEYMKPLDYQEVYIDKAVSLPTLAQQLGMDYEELRGLNNAYKRGIVPKYGDRVMIRVPTQLDKAQVMAALERSSTNVAVSQAIAFDDSTYTRYRVRNGDTLSTIARKFKVSMGALIEMNDLSKRSMIRAGKTLRIPVGGGNKRATASDKKTSLNSKSVKLRAIAQAQKSNRTPASAKKKYHVVRRGETLLNIASKYNVSLSQLLNTNKLQKREKILIGSRLAIPFNN from the coding sequence ATGAAAGTCCAAGACCAAGCCACCGCGGCGAAGAATGACGTCGATCAAGGGGATGAGGATGTTTACGATCCCGAAGACGAGAAGCCCATCGTCGTTGGAAAAGAGATGCCCAAGGTCGAAGATTTAGCGGATAACGAAGCCGACATTAAATATTTACCGTCTGAAATGAATGAAAATGTTCAAAAGTGGATCAACTACTTCCAAGGTAAGGGCCGTAAGCACATGGTGCGCTACCTTTCTCGGTCCACTCGTTATATTCCAAAAATGAAAGAGATCCTCCATAAGCACGGACTTCCGGAAGATCTAGTTTATGTGGCCCTGATCGAATCAGGATTTAATGCGAATGCATTAAGCCATGCGCGCGCCTCCGGCTACTGGCAGTTTATCCGTGGCACCGCTCGTCGCTACGACCTGCGCATCGATTACTACGTGGATGAGCGAAATGATTTTATTGAATCCACAGAAGCCGCCGCTCAGTATTTAAAAGCGTTACATAATCTTTTTGGTTCGTGGTACTTGGCCATCGCTTCCTACAATGTGGGGGAGAATCGGGTCAAAAGTTTAATCATGAAGTACTACACTCGCGACTTTTGGGAGATGGCTCGCATGAAGAAGCTTCCTAAAGAGACGATCAATTACGTTCCCAAGTTTCTTGCCGCTCGTTTGATCGGTAAGCATCCTGAAAAGTACGGCTTTACCGATGTGGAGTATATGAAGCCTCTCGATTACCAAGAGGTGTATATTGATAAAGCGGTGAGTCTTCCGACTTTAGCTCAACAGTTAGGAATGGATTACGAAGAACTTCGCGGTTTAAATAATGCTTACAAGCGCGGAATCGTTCCTAAGTATGGCGATCGCGTGATGATCCGCGTTCCGACACAGTTAGATAAAGCCCAAGTGATGGCGGCCTTAGAGCGTAGCTCTACCAACGTGGCTGTCTCTCAAGCCATCGCCTTTGATGATAGCACTTATACGCGATATCGTGTGAGAAACGGCGACACGTTGTCGACAATTGCGCGGAAGTTTAAAGTGTCCATGGGTGCTTTGATTGAGATGAATGATCTCAGCAAGCGTTCCATGATACGGGCCGGAAAAACTCTGCGCATCCCAGTGGGAGGCGGAAACAAGCGCGCGACCGCCTCTGACAAAAAGACATCGTTAAATTCGAAGTCCGTCAAGTTGCGCGCGATTGCTCAGGCGCAAAAATCCAATCGCACTCCCGCTTCGGCGAAGAAGAAGTACCATGTCGTCAGACGTGGAGAAACTCTGTTAAACATTGCTTCGAAGTACAACGTTTCGCTCTCTCAATTGCTCAATACCAACAAACTGCAAAAGCGCGAAAAGATCCTGATCGGAAGCCGCCTCGCCATCCCGTTTAACAACTAA
- a CDS encoding SDR family oxidoreductase: protein MPKPKELVLITGASTGLGLALARELLKSDQYRLVLTARKESLLRFYQLGFHNEPSVLIRPLDVNDEQERQEIINECEHKLGGLDILINNAGIMLQSVTEHAAEQELYEQMSINYVGPMRMISLALPGMRRRRHGRIINVSSAAGLVGMPTMSVYCASKYALEGATESLWYETKPWNISVSLVIPGFIHSESYKNTKQTQMSHFSMENSWEPYHFHYKNMRHFICRLMRLSTTTPEKGAKKILRLMQKRRPPLRYLLSFDAWLLFILVRLLPRPLYHWIMFCTLPGARFWERHAKKVQAESFRRLLPRPNEGQKKVRSLEIK, encoded by the coding sequence ATGCCGAAACCCAAAGAGTTAGTTCTCATTACGGGCGCAAGCACCGGACTTGGTCTTGCGCTCGCTCGAGAACTTTTAAAATCAGACCAGTATCGACTCGTGCTGACGGCCCGAAAGGAATCGCTGCTGAGATTTTATCAGCTGGGATTTCACAATGAGCCGTCGGTTCTCATTCGTCCACTCGACGTGAACGACGAGCAGGAGCGCCAAGAGATTATCAACGAGTGTGAGCATAAATTAGGTGGTCTTGATATTCTCATAAATAATGCGGGAATTATGCTGCAGTCTGTAACGGAGCACGCCGCTGAGCAGGAATTGTACGAACAAATGTCGATCAACTATGTGGGTCCGATGAGAATGATCTCCTTGGCGTTGCCCGGCATGCGCCGCCGTCGCCACGGGCGCATCATCAATGTGTCTTCGGCTGCAGGACTTGTGGGGATGCCAACGATGTCGGTGTACTGTGCCTCTAAATATGCTTTAGAAGGAGCGACGGAATCCTTGTGGTACGAGACCAAGCCGTGGAATATTTCGGTGAGTCTGGTCATTCCTGGCTTTATTCATTCGGAGTCTTATAAGAACACCAAACAAACTCAAATGAGTCATTTTTCGATGGAAAACTCCTGGGAGCCCTATCATTTTCATTATAAAAACATGCGGCATTTTATTTGTCGCTTGATGAGACTCAGCACCACAACTCCCGAAAAAGGAGCCAAAAAGATTCTTCGCTTGATGCAGAAGCGACGGCCACCTCTTCGCTATCTGTTGTCATTTGATGCGTGGCTCTTGTTTATTTTGGTTCGCTTACTGCCGCGGCCTCTTTATCACTGGATTATGTTTTGTACCCTTCCCGGGGCGCGGTTCTGGGAGAGACATGCAAAAAAAGTTCAGGCGGAGTCTTTTCGCCGACTTTTGCCGAGACCTAATGAAGGGCAAAAGAAAGTTCGAAGTCTCGAAATTAAATGA